One segment of Pandoraea pnomenusa DNA contains the following:
- the sicA gene encoding type III secretion system translocator chaperone SicA produces the protein MDLPSERDLFPRSVARADATTIRRRAERVALRDAARCALERYAQAREAFARSQLRAIQTDTTLAEVQTVLDILSPGDPQYARADRQRYSAIEEARGAAALADARYRAVRDSGVESWVRCLSCMPDASPAHRVARHGEAGPAVPAKGPGRRRFSISHPPLMSANRLAGRRLTRNRVSEGGRTMTHAATQLETEDSRMTGAIWEAVLAGASLKDIHGIPNETMDGLYAHAYDFYSNGQLAQAEAFFRFLCIYDFYNPEYIVGLAAVCQLKEEYQKAIDLYAMAFAVGKNDYRPVFYAGQCQMMMRNMTLASDCFALVCESSCDADLRTKARAYLNALEAAHAARPATEDPTMRELAPAPGVTSVSNDKEAA, from the coding sequence GTGGACCTGCCTTCGGAGCGCGACCTGTTTCCCCGTAGCGTGGCTCGGGCCGATGCGACGACGATCCGGCGCCGGGCCGAACGTGTTGCATTGCGCGACGCCGCCCGCTGTGCGTTGGAGCGATATGCGCAAGCGCGTGAGGCATTCGCACGAAGCCAGTTGCGCGCCATTCAGACCGACACGACGCTGGCCGAGGTGCAAACGGTGCTCGACATTCTGTCGCCAGGCGATCCGCAATATGCCCGAGCCGACCGGCAGCGCTATTCGGCCATCGAGGAGGCGCGCGGTGCGGCGGCGCTGGCCGACGCCCGCTATCGGGCGGTGCGCGACAGCGGCGTCGAGTCGTGGGTGCGTTGTCTGTCGTGCATGCCCGATGCGTCGCCCGCGCATCGGGTCGCGCGCCACGGCGAAGCGGGCCCGGCCGTCCCGGCAAAGGGGCCTGGCCGACGCCGCTTCAGCATTTCCCATCCCCCATTGATGTCTGCCAACAGGCTGGCAGGCCGAAGACTGACCCGAAATCGGGTATCGGAAGGAGGTAGAACGATGACACACGCGGCAACGCAGTTGGAAACGGAAGACAGTCGCATGACGGGCGCGATCTGGGAGGCTGTGTTGGCAGGTGCGAGCCTGAAAGATATTCATGGCATTCCGAACGAAACCATGGATGGCCTGTACGCACACGCCTACGATTTCTACAGCAATGGCCAATTGGCACAGGCGGAAGCGTTCTTCCGCTTCCTTTGCATCTACGATTTCTACAATCCGGAGTACATCGTGGGTCTGGCGGCCGTGTGCCAGCTCAAAGAGGAGTATCAGAAGGCGATCGATCTTTACGCCATGGCATTCGCCGTCGGCAAGAACGATTACCGGCCGGTCTTCTACGCCGGGCAGTGCCAGATGATGATGCGCAACATGACGCTCGCCAGCGACTGTTTCGCGCTCGTGTGCGAGAGCAGCTGTGACGCCGACCTGCGTACGAAGGCGAGGGCGTACCTGAACGCATTGGAGGCGGCGCATGCCGCGCGGCCGGCGACGGAGGATCCAACGATGCGCGAACTTGCGCCGGCGCCAGGCGTGACCAGCGTGTCCAATGACAAGGAGGCGGCGTGA
- a CDS encoding EscU/YscU/HrcU family type III secretion system export apparatus switch protein, whose protein sequence is MGEKTEKPTPKRLQEAARKGQSFKSKELTMVILVFVGLLFTLSTDPLLWLMQEYRQVLADGRFADPQGYAVALFRHGLQMILPVLVVCTAAAVLPTLLQTGFIWATQALKLNFGAVNPIQGARRIFSARTLKDAVKAVLYLLSFAGIATALWWDAKGLLFAQSHMSVAGVGAAWVALSAKLVWISLICVAPIAVLDAMVEYWLFMRDQRMELHEVKRERKDSDGNPEIKQRRRALHTEMLSEAVRSDVRDSRLIVANPTHIAVGIYFRPDVISLPFISVMETNQRALAVRRYAESQGVPVVQDVALARRLYQTHRRYTFVSIEEVDAIMRLLLWLEDVERAGMQEAWESAAPTETSLGVPLAHDVCVDGQRDVDRAREVEWQGPGRPLESHDEVAEPKEIDPPR, encoded by the coding sequence ATGGGCGAAAAAACCGAGAAGCCAACGCCGAAACGTTTGCAGGAAGCCGCGCGCAAAGGGCAGTCGTTCAAGAGCAAGGAACTGACGATGGTGATCCTCGTCTTCGTCGGCCTGCTCTTCACGCTATCGACAGACCCGTTGCTCTGGTTGATGCAGGAGTACCGCCAGGTCCTCGCCGACGGCCGGTTTGCGGACCCTCAGGGCTACGCAGTGGCGTTGTTTCGCCATGGACTCCAGATGATCCTGCCCGTGCTGGTCGTGTGCACCGCCGCCGCCGTGCTCCCCACGCTGCTGCAGACCGGCTTCATTTGGGCGACACAGGCGCTCAAGCTCAATTTCGGAGCCGTCAATCCCATCCAGGGTGCCAGGCGCATCTTCAGCGCGCGAACCCTGAAGGACGCCGTCAAGGCCGTGCTTTACCTCCTGAGCTTCGCCGGCATTGCGACGGCGCTCTGGTGGGACGCCAAGGGTCTGCTGTTCGCGCAGTCGCACATGAGCGTGGCAGGCGTGGGGGCGGCATGGGTCGCGTTGTCCGCGAAGCTTGTCTGGATTTCGCTGATATGCGTGGCTCCGATCGCGGTGCTCGACGCGATGGTCGAGTACTGGCTTTTCATGCGCGATCAGCGCATGGAGCTGCATGAGGTCAAGCGCGAGCGCAAGGATTCCGACGGCAATCCCGAGATCAAGCAGCGTCGGCGTGCGCTGCATACCGAAATGCTGTCGGAGGCCGTGCGTTCCGACGTTCGCGACTCGCGTCTCATCGTCGCCAACCCCACGCACATCGCCGTGGGCATCTACTTCCGTCCCGATGTGATTTCGCTGCCGTTCATCTCGGTGATGGAGACGAACCAGCGCGCGCTTGCGGTACGGCGCTACGCCGAGTCGCAGGGTGTTCCCGTGGTGCAGGACGTGGCGCTTGCACGCCGTTTGTACCAGACGCATCGTCGATACACGTTCGTATCGATCGAGGAAGTCGACGCGATCATGCGACTGCTGCTCTGGCTCGAAGACGTGGAGCGGGCCGGCATGCAGGAGGCGTGGGAGAGCGCGGCGCCGACGGAAACCTCGCTTGGAGTGCCGCTGGCGCACGACGTGTGCGTCGACGGACAGCGCGATGTGGACCGCGCCCGTGAAGTCGAGTGGCAGGGTCCGGGCCGCCCCTTGGAATCGCATGACGAAGTCGCAGAACCGAAAGAAATTGACCCGCCGCGATAG
- the sctT gene encoding type III secretion system export apparatus subunit SctT → MGASLVLAHHDGILAAAIAYARVAPTIFLLPILNANVLSGVVRIAVSMWMAVGVWPYPYGAPLALNGPVWALLVREASVGLLLAVALAFPFWVFHALGAYIDNQRGATLSSVIDPANGVDTSEFAGFCQWFGAVIYLHLGGMSWLLEVLARSYRVCEPFGGCVLSATRVYELLDGLVGHAIAISAPVVAALFLSEMVLGLLSRFAPQVNAFALSLTIKSVIAFAILLIYFSATLPEALVARVMRPDDVVRWLSPASPALTTGMER, encoded by the coding sequence ATGGGTGCCAGCCTGGTCCTTGCACACCATGACGGCATACTGGCCGCCGCCATTGCTTACGCGCGCGTGGCGCCCACGATATTCCTGCTGCCGATCCTGAATGCCAACGTACTCTCGGGGGTGGTGCGCATTGCGGTGTCGATGTGGATGGCCGTGGGCGTATGGCCGTATCCCTATGGTGCCCCTCTCGCGTTGAACGGGCCCGTCTGGGCGCTATTGGTTCGCGAGGCGAGTGTCGGCCTGTTGCTCGCGGTGGCGCTCGCGTTTCCCTTCTGGGTGTTTCACGCGCTGGGCGCATACATCGACAATCAGCGCGGGGCCACGCTCAGCAGCGTGATCGATCCGGCCAATGGCGTCGATACGTCGGAATTCGCCGGATTCTGCCAATGGTTCGGTGCGGTGATCTATTTGCACCTGGGCGGGATGTCCTGGCTGCTCGAGGTGCTCGCGCGCAGCTATCGCGTGTGCGAGCCGTTCGGCGGCTGCGTGTTGTCCGCCACTCGCGTGTACGAACTGCTCGACGGACTCGTCGGGCATGCCATCGCGATCTCGGCGCCCGTGGTCGCGGCGCTGTTTCTCTCGGAGATGGTACTCGGACTGCTCTCGCGCTTTGCGCCGCAGGTCAACGCCTTCGCCCTGTCGCTGACGATCAAGAGCGTGATCGCCTTCGCCATCCTGCTCATTTACTTCTCGGCAACCCTGCCCGAGGCACTTGTCGCCCGCGTCATGCGCCCCGACGACGTGGTGCGATGGCTGTCGCCGGCTTCGCCGGCGCTGACGACCGGCATGGAGCGCTAG
- a CDS encoding EscS/YscS/HrcS family type III secretion system export apparatus protein yields the protein MDNLVFAGNRALYLVLILSVAPVAVATLVGLIVGLLQTVTQVQEQTLPFGLKLLAVSVSLFVLADWYGETLVNFGITVMRLAVAGKS from the coding sequence ATGGATAACCTGGTGTTCGCTGGCAATCGCGCGCTGTACCTCGTGCTGATCCTCTCGGTGGCACCCGTGGCGGTCGCCACGCTCGTCGGCCTGATCGTCGGTCTGCTGCAAACGGTGACACAGGTGCAGGAGCAGACCTTGCCGTTCGGACTCAAGTTGCTCGCCGTCTCGGTAAGTCTGTTCGTGCTGGCCGACTGGTATGGCGAGACGTTGGTGAACTTCGGCATCACGGTCATGCGACTGGCCGTGGCGGGGAAGTCCTGA
- a CDS encoding EscR/YscR/HrcR family type III secretion system export apparatus protein, giving the protein MWSDVPSIGILSLFTLLPFLVASGTCFVKFSIVFVMVRNALGLQQVPSNMTLNGVALLISLFVMLPVASAVMDAYQANPVNFGDPNSVRRFLDDGLSPYRDYLVKYADPQLTQFFAREEVGRDAGDIGAGAASPSIFALLPAYALTEIKNAFTIGFYLYLPFVVVDLVVSSVLLSLGMMMMSPVTISVPIKLILFVAMDGWSLLSQGLVRQYLP; this is encoded by the coding sequence ATGTGGAGTGATGTGCCGTCCATCGGCATACTGAGCCTGTTCACGCTGCTGCCGTTTCTCGTGGCGTCGGGCACCTGCTTCGTCAAGTTCTCGATCGTCTTCGTGATGGTGCGCAACGCGCTCGGCCTGCAACAGGTGCCGAGCAACATGACGCTCAACGGCGTTGCCCTGCTCATTTCGCTGTTCGTGATGCTGCCGGTGGCCTCCGCCGTGATGGATGCCTATCAGGCCAACCCCGTGAACTTCGGCGACCCGAACTCGGTGCGCCGCTTCCTCGACGATGGGCTGTCCCCATACCGCGACTATCTGGTGAAGTATGCCGACCCGCAACTCACGCAATTCTTCGCGCGCGAGGAGGTGGGGCGAGACGCGGGTGATATCGGCGCCGGTGCTGCGTCGCCGTCGATCTTCGCCCTGCTGCCCGCCTACGCACTCACGGAAATCAAGAACGCGTTCACCATCGGCTTCTATCTCTATTTGCCTTTCGTGGTGGTCGATCTCGTGGTGTCGAGCGTGCTGCTCTCGCTGGGCATGATGATGATGAGCCCGGTCACCATATCGGTTCCCATCAAGCTCATTCTCTTCGTGGCGATGGATGGCTGGTCGCTGCTTTCGCAGGGGCTGGTTCGCCAGTACCTGCCATGA
- a CDS encoding YscQ/HrcQ family type III secretion apparatus protein, whose protein sequence is MLRLRRVDEAAARLTAAADAWRARGWAATLEHLPRMGTWIQVQDTSHTWQGWVEPGMWLEGVSHELASLACSADSERLAARLFAVSSRPLHLPMPELRYDMLDVASPIDGVALPEGRLLKVRAAECPVWLARVPAVETTRRFDAGEASVFLDMEIGRSRTTAGMLRSTGRGDVLLIRHTRRRVSCRGLTIGSYLYEEGRVMLEFDEQAAPGAGDDPEGFDAHLPVPAPTLEHLPVELVFVLQRERMTFAELQQVGHTHMLALSPGAEQRVEVRVNDTLLARGELVQLDGRLGVEIDQWFAGNAHVE, encoded by the coding sequence ATGCTGAGGCTGCGCCGTGTCGACGAAGCCGCGGCGCGCCTGACGGCAGCCGCCGATGCCTGGCGCGCGCGGGGGTGGGCGGCCACGCTGGAACATCTGCCCCGCATGGGCACCTGGATTCAGGTGCAGGACACCTCGCATACGTGGCAGGGCTGGGTCGAACCCGGCATGTGGCTCGAAGGTGTGTCGCATGAACTGGCGTCGCTGGCCTGCAGTGCCGACTCGGAGCGACTGGCGGCACGTCTGTTTGCGGTGAGTTCCAGGCCGTTGCATCTGCCGATGCCGGAGCTGCGCTACGACATGCTCGACGTCGCATCGCCGATCGACGGCGTTGCCTTGCCCGAGGGCCGACTGCTCAAGGTACGCGCTGCGGAGTGTCCGGTGTGGCTGGCACGTGTGCCGGCCGTCGAGACGACGCGGCGGTTCGACGCGGGTGAAGCGAGCGTTTTTCTGGACATGGAGATCGGGCGCAGCCGGACTACCGCCGGGATGTTGCGCTCGACCGGACGGGGTGACGTGCTGCTCATCCGCCACACGCGGCGGCGAGTCAGTTGCCGTGGGCTGACCATCGGCAGTTATCTATACGAGGAGGGAAGGGTGATGCTGGAATTCGACGAGCAGGCCGCGCCGGGCGCGGGCGACGACCCGGAGGGCTTCGACGCGCATCTACCGGTGCCGGCACCGACGCTCGAACACTTGCCGGTCGAACTGGTGTTCGTGCTGCAACGCGAGCGCATGACGTTCGCCGAACTGCAACAGGTCGGCCACACGCACATGCTCGCATTGTCCCCCGGGGCGGAGCAGCGCGTGGAGGTGCGCGTGAACGACACGCTGCTGGCCAGGGGCGAGCTCGTGCAGCTCGACGGGCGGCTCGGCGTGGAGATTGATCAATGGTTCGCGGGGAACGCGCATGTGGAGTGA
- a CDS encoding SpaN/EivJ family type III secretion system needle length determinant: protein MADRFEDALRKREAGKRKPDPQPGGVPTWLPWLATYEPQLSLNVDARRAALAADVAERAHLAGQRDAGEAAPLPERTQRAERTDAPGDASDRIREKTSAQTSPDAAAAVRRNDGGADAPDARESTRLQTIAIRDAGASERHHATVGGTATTAAIAGHDGAASMSGRGGHDVGERRKGEPGPAGVAAVGPLPAPGVPWQGMPPRAAAPMRSPFMRTGSNVRHEASSRTGAVPAPGMRYAFQQWGDGHFVQIRAAEIDGQPGFVLGASDPTVQRRLSAMWSAASDAGACVAGSGVAVHAIEPVGADPQSGGEGGEGSEGGEGDEGGPC, encoded by the coding sequence GTGGCCGATCGATTCGAGGACGCGCTGCGCAAACGCGAGGCCGGCAAACGCAAGCCGGACCCGCAGCCGGGGGGTGTTCCGACGTGGCTGCCGTGGCTCGCGACGTACGAGCCGCAGCTGTCGCTCAATGTCGATGCGCGGCGCGCGGCACTCGCTGCCGACGTCGCCGAGCGCGCTCACTTGGCGGGGCAGCGCGACGCCGGGGAGGCAGCGCCGCTCCCCGAGCGCACGCAACGAGCGGAGCGCACCGATGCGCCGGGCGATGCCTCAGACCGCATCCGGGAGAAAACATCGGCGCAGACCTCGCCGGACGCCGCCGCCGCCGTACGGCGCAACGACGGTGGCGCGGATGCACCGGACGCCCGCGAATCGACACGCCTGCAGACGATCGCGATTCGGGACGCGGGAGCGAGCGAACGACATCACGCGACGGTCGGTGGGACAGCGACCACGGCAGCGATCGCAGGCCATGACGGGGCTGCGTCGATGTCCGGCCGTGGCGGGCACGACGTCGGCGAGCGTCGCAAGGGCGAGCCCGGCCCTGCTGGCGTGGCCGCCGTCGGCCCGCTTCCGGCTCCCGGGGTGCCCTGGCAAGGGATGCCGCCGCGTGCCGCGGCCCCGATGCGAAGTCCTTTCATGCGCACGGGATCCAACGTTCGGCACGAGGCATCGTCTCGCACCGGCGCCGTGCCCGCTCCAGGCATGCGCTATGCGTTCCAGCAATGGGGCGACGGACATTTCGTGCAGATCAGGGCCGCCGAGATCGATGGGCAGCCGGGGTTCGTGCTTGGGGCGTCGGACCCCACCGTGCAGCGCCGTTTATCGGCGATGTGGTCGGCGGCGTCGGATGCGGGTGCTTGTGTCGCCGGGAGCGGGGTCGCGGTGCACGCCATCGAACCCGTCGGCGCCGATCCGCAATCGGGGGGCGAGGGCGGTGAAGGGAGTGAAGGTGGTGAAGGTGATGAGGGCGGCCCATGCTGA